In Sphingomonas profundi, the sequence CAGAGCGCGTCGGCGGCGGAGAAGCGGACGTCGTCATTCTCCAGCACCAGGCGGCGGCGCACATGCTCCGGGCACTGTTCCCACCCCGCGATCCAGCGGGCGCGGCTGGCTTCGTGATCGCCGTACACGCCGCCCACATGGGTGATCATCACGGCCTCGTCGTCCAGCCCCATGCGGTCCAGCATCTCGGCCTGGCTGGCGAGATCCCAGATGCTCCTGCGGGTCAAATCCGCGTCGGGCGCGTTCAGCAGCACATATTGCGAGGGGTGGAAGGACAGGCGGATGTCATAGGCGCGCGCCTTCGCGCCGAAGGCGCGCAGCTCCGCGTCGCTCTCCGCCACCATGCCGTGGAACTGCGGCATGTCCGGGTGGGTGGCGTAGGGCGCGATGTCCGACGACAGGCGGTACATGTCCAGCCGCTCGGCCTTCAGATAATCGAGCACCGCGTCCAGCAGCTCCAGCGAGCATTTCAGGTGCGGGTTCTTCTGCCAGCGGCGCGTATCCTGCGTCTTCATGCCCGCCCGCCCCATCACCTTGACGGGGAAGCCGAGCCGGAGCGGTCTGGTATCGTCGGTCATCGTCGCACAACGCGGCGCACCCGCTCCGGCTCCGTGCCCTCAGCGGCGGCGTTCGCCGCGTGCGCGCCGGGCGACGTCCAGCACGCGGGAGAGCTCGTCCGCCGAATAGGGCTTGTGCAGCAGATCGAAGCCGTGCCGCGCATCGCCGGCGAGGACGTGGCTGTACCCGCTGACGAGCACGATCCTGATCTCCGGCCAGCGCGCCTGCACCTGCCGCGCCAGCTGGACGCCATCGACGCCGGGCATCACCACGTCCGAGAACAGGATGTCGATCGTCGCATGGTCCCGTTCCAGGATGCCCAGCGCATCGCGCGCGTTGGCCGCGTAGCGCGTGGTGTAGCCGAGATCGTCGAGCAGCTGGGCGGCGAACTCCCCCACCTGCTCATTGTCCTCGACGATCAGGATGCTCGCCTCGCCGGCGACGCCCGTGTCGTCGGGCGCGTCCTCCCGCTGCTCTGCGGGCGGCTGCACGCGCGGCAGGTACAGGCGGAAGGTGGTGCCCTTGCCCGGCTCGCTGACGACCTCCACCTCGCCGCCCGACTGCTTGGTGAAGCCGTAGACCTGGCTCAGGCCCAGCCCCGTGCCCTTGCCGACCTCCTTGGTGGTGTAGAATGGCTCGAAGATGTGGTCGAGCTGCTCCGGCGTCATGCCCGATCCGGCGTCGATGACCGAGATCCTAACGAAATCCCCCTGCGCGCCCGCATGGCCGCGCAGCGGCGGCACGCCCGCCGCCTCCTCCACCACGATCGCGAGCCGGCCCTCGCCGTCCATGGCGTCGCGCGCATTCACCGCCATGTTCACCAGGGCCGTTTCGAACTGGCTGGCGTCCACCTCGACGAAGCAGGGTGCGCAGACCGGATCGACCGTCAGGTCGACGCGCGTGCCGACGACCGAGCGCAGCATGTCCGCCACCGTGGCGACGCGCGCCGCCACGTCGAACACCTCCGGCCGCAGCGCCTGGCGGCGGGCGAAGGCGAGCAGCTGGCCGGTCAGCTTGGCGGCGCGATCCGCCGTGCTCGCGATCGCATCGATGTAGCGCTGGCGCTTGTCCGCCGTCAGCTCCCACCGGCTGAGCAGTTCCGCGGACGACCGAATGATCGTGAGCAAATTGTTGAAATCGTGCGCGACGCCGCCGGTGAGCTGGCCGATCGCCTCCATCTTCTGCATGTGGCGCACGCGATCCTCGGCGGCCACCAGCTCGCGCGATCGCTCCTCGACGCGGCTCTCGAGCGTCTCGTTCAGCTGTCGCAGGGCATCTTCGGATGCGCGCTGCTCCGTCACGTCGCGCGAGATGGCGAGCAGCTTCTCCGGCCGGCCGGCCTCGTCGGTGATCGCGGAGACGGCGACGTCCCAGAAGCGCGGCGATCCCTTGAAGGTCGGCGCGGCGCCCTGGAAGCGACCGACGCCGCCGCTCCGCGCGACCTCCAGCGCCGCGAGCACCCGGCGATGCTCGTCGCCGCTCCAGAAATCGGGCCACCACGCGCCCGCTACCGAGCAGAAATCGTCCACCTCCATCACGCACATGCCGCCATCGGACATGAATTCCAGATGGGCATCCAGCGACAGCACCTTGATGCAGTCGGCCGAGCTTTCGAGGATCCGGCGGCTGAACTCCTCGCTCGCGCGCAGCGCGTGCACGGCATCGTGCCGCGCCGTCACGTCCGCGGCCATCCCGAACCACTCGACGATATCGCCGCGATCGTCGAGCACCGGGATGCCGCGCGAGAAGGTCCAGCCCACCGTGCCGTCCGCGCGGCGGACGCGGTGCTCTAGCTCGAAGATGCCCTTCTCCGCGACGGCTTTGCCGATCGCTTCCAGGATGCCGGCCTGATCCTCGGGGAGCAGATATTCGTCGATCCACCTGATGCTGGGCGCAGCGGTGTCGGCGATGAAGCCGCGGCCGTCCAGCTTGCGCATCTCGGTCCAGTCCGGGCTCATCGTGTAGACCACGTCGGAACTGGCGTTGACGAGCGTTCGCAGCCGCGCCTCGTTCCGGCGCAGCTGCGCCACGGCGACATCGCGGTCGCGCTCGGCGTGCACCCGGCCCGTCGCTTCCAGCGTGACGTTCAGCAGGCCCGCCACCGCCCCGCTCTCGTCGCGCACCGGCGAATAGGAGAAGTCCCACCAGGTATCCTCGCGCCCGCCGTGGCGGGTCATCACGAGATGCAGGCCCTGAAAGGTCACGGTCTCGCCGGACAGGGTACGGCGCACCAGCGGCGCGATATCGGCCCACACGTCGGGCCAGGCCTGCGCGAAGGTGAGGCCGATCGCGGCGGGATGCCGATCGCCCATCAGCGGCGCATAGGCATCGTTGTAGAGGAACGTCTGTTCCGGCCCCCATGCCAGGCACATGGCGTGCCCGGATGCCAGCATCAGATCGACGGTGGTCTTCAGGCTCTGCGGCCAGCCCGCCATCGGGCCGAGCGGCGTGGCCGCCCAGTCGTGCGCGCGGACTCTTTCGGCCACGCTGCGCCCGTCGCGCAGGCTCGTTTCCGTTTCACGTTCGACAGCGACACTCGTCATTCAGATCGGACCCTGGTTCATCGCCGGGATCAACCGACACCGCGCCCCTCGCGTTCCGATGCCGCGACGACCATCGCCGGCCCGATCGCGACAGCGCGCCCGGCTGCCGCCATGTCGGTCCTCCCGCGGCGGATCTCACTTGAGCCGCAGCGGCAGGCCGGCGGCGACGAACACCACCTCGTCGACGGACGCGGCGACGGTCTGGTTCATACGCCCGGCGACATCCCTGAACCGGCGCGCAAGTGCGTTGTCGGGCACGATGCCGAGACCGACCTCGTTCGCGACGAGCACGACAGATCCATCGTGATCGGACAGTGCCGCGCACAGATGGTGCGTCGCTTGCTCGGCGTCGCGGTCGGCGTGGATGAGGTTCGATGCCCAGAGCGTCAGGCAGTCGATCAGCAGCACGGCCCGCTCGCCACGGCGGGCGATCACGGCGTCGGCCAAATCGAGCGGCGTCTCGATCGTCCGCCACGCGGGGCCGCGATCGTCGCGGTGGCGGCGTATGCGCTCCGCCATCTCGGCATCGAACGGCTCCGCCGTGGCGATGTAGATGCGTGGCGAGCCGAACGACTCGGCCCGCATCTGGGCGTAGCGGCTCTTTCCCGAGCGGGCGCCGCCGAGCACCAGCAGCGACGTCATGGCCGCCCCCCGCGCCCGGCGGGATCGGCGGCGAGGGCGATCATCGCGTCGATGTCGAGGGCGCGTTCCAGCGCGGCGGCGATCTCGTCGAGGGCGCCCTCGACGCTGGCGGCATGATCGGCGCCGCTGGACCGCGCGCCCAGGCTAGACAGGATCGCCCCGCGCAGCGCCGCGCTCGCCAGCAATCCATGGACGTAGCTGCCCATCACGAGCCCATCCGCATCCATCGCGCCGTCGGATCGGATGCCGTCCAGGCAAGCGAACGGGCGTGCCGTGGCGGACACGTCGGTCTCGCCCATGTGCATCTCATAGCCGCCGAACGACGCCCCCAGGGCGACACCCTCGACATGGCGGAGGACCTTCACGGGGGAGAGGCGGGTGTCCACATCCAGCAGGCCGAGGCCCTCGACGCTGCCCGGCGGCCCTTCGAGGCCGTCGGGATCGCTGATCCGCCGGCCGAGCATCTGGTAGCCGCCGCATAGTCCCAGGATCGCGCCGCCGCGACGGCGATGGGCCAGTATGTCGATATCCCATCCCTCCGCGCGCATGGCCGCGAGATCGGCGATGGTGGCCTTCGATCCCGCCAGCACGATCAGCGCGGCCTCCGCCGGGATCGGCCGGCCGGGCGGCACCATGACCACCTCCACCTCCGGCTCCAGCTTCAGCGGATCGAGATCGTCGAAGTTAGAGATGCGCGGCAGGATCGGACAGGCGACGACCTTGCGGTGCGTTGCAAGGTGGGCCGGCCGCTCCAGGATCACGGCATCCTCGCTGGGCAGCCGCGCGGCCGCCGGCAGCCACGGCACCACGCCGAAGCCGCGCCAGCCGGACAATTGCGCGATCTGCCGGTAGCCGTCCTCGAACAGCGCCGGATCGCCGCGGAACTTGTTGATGAGGAAGCCGCGGATCATTGCCGCGTCTTCCGGATCGATGACGGCGCGTGTACCGACGATCGCGGCGATCACGCCGCCGCGATCGATGTCGCCCACCAGCAGGACGGGCACGTCCGCCGCCCGCGCGAACCCCATGTTGGCGATGTCGCCGGCTCGCAGGTTGATCTCCGCCGGAGAACCCGCACCCTCGACCACGACGATGTCGCTCGCAGCCTCCAGCCGACGGAAGCTCGCCATCACCTCGCCCAGCAGCGCGCCCCTGGCCTCGCGGAAGTTGCCCGCGCCCAGCGTGCCCCTCACTCTGCCGTGCACGACGAGCTGCGACGTGCGATCGGCCTGCGGCTTCAGCAGCACCGGGTTCATGTCCGTATGCGGGGCGACCCGGCAGGCGATCGCCTGCAGCGCCTGCGCGCGGCCGATCTCGCCCCCGTCGATCGTGACGGCGGCGTTGTTCGACATGTTCTGCGGCTTGAACGGCAGCACGCGCACGCCCCGGTTCGCCAATGCGCGGCAGAGACCCGCGACCAGCACCGACTTGCCGACGTCCGATCCGGTGCCCTGAAGCATCACCGCACCCATGCGATCCCTCCCGCGACAATCCACAGCAGCAGGCAGGCGCGAACGTAGATCGCCAGCGCGTGCTTGATGGCGGCGGCGTCGTCCGCGCCGCCTTCGTCGCCGATCCAGGCCCTGTCACGAAGAAGGCCGTCATACGCGACCGGACCGGCCAGGCGCAGCCGGAGCGCGCCGGCCATCGCCGCCTCGGTCCACCCGGCGTTGGGCGAGGCGTGCCTGCCGGCGTCGCGAACCATCACCCGCCAGCCGCCGCCGCCGGCGAGGCAGATCGCCGGCCCGGCCAGTCGCGCGGGGATCAGGTTCAGCAGGTCGTCGGTACGCGCCGCCGCCCAGCCGAACGCCCGCCAACGCTCCTCCCGGTGGCCGATCAGGCTGTCCGCCGTATTGACCGCCTTGTAGGCCCACACCCCCGGAAGCCCCAGGACGACCAGCCAGAAGAGCGGCGCGGCGACCCCGTCGCAGAAGCTCTCCGCCAGGCTCTCGATCGCGGCGCGGGCGACGCCGGCCTCGTCGAGATCGCCGGTGTCGCGGCCGACGATCATGGCCAACCGCCGCCGCGCGGAGGCGAGATCGCCTGCGGTCAGGGCCGAAGCGACGGGCCGGACATGATCGTGGAGGCTCCGCTGGGCGAGCGCGGGACAGGCCAGCAGCGCGACCAGCGGCCAGCCTTCCGGCCCGATGAAGGCGTGGATGGCGGACTGGATCAGCCAGGCGCCGCCGCCCGCGACCGTCACGAGGATGCAGATCGTGACCACGCCCAGAAATCGGCGTCCGCCCTCCGTCCGCTCGGGCCGGTTCCAGCGACGTTCGCACATCCCGATGATGCGGGCGAACGCACCCACGGGATGGCCGATGCGCGCGTAGAGCCACGCCGGCCAGCCGAGCGCGGCGTCCAGCACCAGGGCCACCGACGCGACGGGCTCAGCCACGCGCGAGCGCCCGTCGCAGCCGGGAGAATGCCGCTTCGTCCGGCGGCAGGCCGATCCGCAGCCATCGCGGCCGATCGGCGAAGGGCCGTGTCAGGATCGCGTGGCCGGCCAATCGCTCGAACAGGCCGTGCGCGTCGTCGGTCTCGACGAGGCGGAACAGCGGACATCCGCCGATCGGGCGATAGCCGGATCGGCGGAGCATGACGTCGAGACGCCGGGCGTCGCCCAAGAGACGGTTCGAGGCGGCTTCGATCCAGTCGCGATCGCGATAGGCCGCGGTGCCGATCGCGATGGTCGCCGCCGGCAGCGGCCAGGCGCCCAGTTTTCGGCGCACGTGCGCGAGAAAAGACGGCGGACCGAGGACGAAACCGAGCCTGAGGCCGGCGAGGCCGAAGAACTTGCCGAACGAGCGGAAGGCGATCAGCCGCCGATCCTCGCCGATGATGCCGGCGATCGATAAAGCGGGCGTGGTGTCGGCGAACGCCTCGTCGACCAGCAGCCAGCCCCGGCGCCCCCGCCCCAGGAGCATGTCCTGCAGCACCACCGGATCGAGCAGCCGGCCGTCCGGATTGTTGGGGTTGGCGAGGATCAGCGTCGCCCCATCGGCCTCCTCCACCCGCGCCACCGCGAGCGGCTCGCTGCCGCCGAGCATCTCGCCATGGCTGCGGTAGCTCGGCACCAGATGGTAGGCGGGGCCATCGATGAGGCCGTCCATCAGCCGCAGGCCGATCTCGGTGCCGGGCACCGCGCAGACGCACGCCGGATCGGCCCGGAAATGCGCGGCGGCGGCCGCCTCCAATCCTCTCAGGTCCAGCTCGTCCGGCAGGCTCGCCCAGTCGAAATCGCGGACGGGTACGGGCCAGCCGCGCGGGTTGATGCCGGTCGAGAGGTCGATCCACGGAAGCGCGCCGTCGCCATAGTGCGCGCGGGCGGCACGCAGACCGCCGCCATGCCAGGTCCAGCGATCGATCATCGCACCGCCGCCCAGGCCAGGATCGCCAGCATCGACGCGCTCTCGACCACCTCTATACCGGCGCCATGCCCGTCACCGGACAGGCCGCCGATCCGCCGTTCGAGCCAGGCGGCCCACAGCAGCATGATCGCGGGCGCGACGAGCAGGCCCGGCACGAACCAGCTTGCGACCAGCAAAGCCGCGAAACACAGGGCGAGGTCGATCGGCCTGACGATGCCGTTGAAGCGCGCCGCCAGGCCGTCGTGCAGGGGCGTCATCGTGCGGGTCCACAGTAGCGGCCCCATCCGCGCGACGCAGGGAATGACGATCAGGACGGGGAGCAGCCCGCGCCCGGCGATCGCGTGGATCAGGATCAGCTTGGCGAGAAGCTGAATGCCGATCGTCACGACGCCGAAGCTGCCGACATGCGGATCGGCCAGGACGGCGAGCAGCCGGTCGCGATCCTTGTGCGCGGCGCCGGATGCGTCCGCGATGTCGGCAAGCCCGTCGAGATGCAGGGCGCCCGTCACGCCTACCCACAGGAGCAGGCCCAGCCATGCCGCGATCCACGGATCGATCAGCGCGCCGAGCCACGCGCCTGTCGCCACGAGGCCGCCGACGACGAGCCCGACCGCCGGGAACCAGCGCATCGATCGCGCGAAATCCTCGGCGGAGACGGTGACGCGCGGCATCGGCAGCCGGGTGAGGAACCCCAGGGCGACGATCAGGCCCTTCACGGCCAGAGGCCGACGATCTGGGCGGCGGGGCGCGGCCCCGGCCAGACCTTGAGCGTCAGGAGCGCGCCATAGGACAGATCGAACGCCCAGAGTTGCGGTTGGGCGAACCCGCAGAGATAAGCGAGCGCCGCGCGCATCGCGCCGCCATGGGTGACGACGAGCGTGGCAGGCCCATCGAGCGCCGCGATGCCCGCCGCCACGCGCGCGATCAGCCCCGACCAGCGTTCGCCACGTGGCGGCGGGTGCGCGTCGGGATCGTCCCAGAAGCGGGACAATGCCGCCGGATCGATCGTGGCGGGCGCCGAACCGTCCCAGTCGCCGAAGTCGAGCTCCCGCCACCGGGCGTCGATCGACGGGACAATCCGATGATGCTCGCCGATCGCCTCGGCGGCACGCCGCGCCCGTGCCAGATCGGATGCGACGATCGCCCCGATCGCTAGGTCGGCCGTCTGTTCGACGCATGCGGCGATACCCCTCGCCGTGGGAGCGCCGTCCGTCCGCCCCATCAGCAGTCCGGGCGTCTCCGGTTCGCCGTGGCGGAGGAGATGCAGGATGATCGCGCTCATCCGCCGGCGGCCACGCCCGCCTCGGCGAAGGTCGCCATGCGGCCATGCGCCGCCAGCGCCGCCCGGACGATGCTTGCGGCGACGGCCCCGCCGCTGCCCTCGCCCAGACGCATGTCGAGGCTGAGGAGGGGATCGAGCCCCAGCTTGCGCAGCAGGCGCTCATGCCCTGGCTCGGCCGAGCAATGCCCGGCGATGCAATGCGCCGTGATGGCCGGGGACGACGCAGCCAGCGGCGCGACGGCCGAACTGCTGATGAAGCCATCGAGGATCACGGGGATGCGAAGCTGGCGCGCGCGCAGCACGGCGCCCGCGATCGCCGCGATCTCCCGCCCGCCGACACGGCGCAGCGTTTCGAACGGATCGAGCGGCGCCGCGCGGTGGAAGGCGAGCGCGCGATCGACGACATCGATCTTGCGCGCCAAGCCGCCGGCGTCGACGCCCGTACCCGGCCCCACCCAGTCCGCCGCGCCGCCGCCGAAGCTGCGCGCCGCCAGCGCCGCCGCCGCCGTGGAGTTGCCGATCCCCATCTCGCCCAGGACGATCAGGTCGAGGCCGGGATCGACCGCGTCGGCGCCGGCCGTCAGAGCGGCGAGGCACGCGGCCTCGGTCATGGCGGGCGCCAGCGTGAAATCGGCGGTGGGCGTATCGAGGTCGAGCGGCACGACATCGAACTCCAGCCCGGCCGCCGTGGCCAGAGCATTGATGGCGGCACCGCCCGCCGCGAAGTTCGCGACCATCTGGGCGGTGACGGCAGCGGGAAAGGCGCTGACGCCATGGACGGCCACGCCATGATTGCCGGCGAAGACGAGCACGCGGCCACGATCGATCGCCGGTCGTTCGCGGCGCTGCCAGCCGGCGAAGAACACCGCCAGCGCCTCGAGCCGGCCGAGCGAGCCGGGCGGCTTGGTCAGCTGCATCTGTCGTGCCTGCGCCATCGCGGCGGCATCGGCATCGGCTTCGGTCAGGGCCGACAGCGCCTGCGCGATGCACGAGGGAGACGAGAAGCTCATTCGGCGACATGTCCTTCCGGCGGCGAGCGCGTGATGAAATGGCCTTTCACGCCCTGCGGCCAGTCCCTGAAGGGCACGCGGCCGTGCTCGCTGGCCGCATAGTGGACGGCGTAATCCAGTATGGCGCGCGCGGCCTCCTCGTCGGGCGTGAAGCGGCCGAGCACGTAGCTGATCTTGCCGGGCGCGCGCAGATGGATCGTGCAGAACTCGGCGCAGGCGAATAGACACGGCATCTCCTGCACGGCTATGCCCGCATAGCGCCCGTCGGATGCCTTTACCGCGCGGAGGGCCTCGGCGAGCCGGGCGCCGCCGCGCACGCCGGCTTCATCCTCCTGCTCCTCCCGGCTCAGGCGACAGGTGGTGCAGGCGACCACCGCCGGGCCGGCCTCGACACGCTTCAGCATCGGCTTTCACTCCAGTTGGTCACGCAGGCCTGGCCGGCGCGCGGACGCGATCCACGGGTGTCCGGTCGGGCGACGAACATCCTCAGAGCCGCCCACGCATGCCGACAT encodes:
- the cobU gene encoding bifunctional adenosylcobinamide kinase/adenosylcobinamide-phosphate guanylyltransferase, with the protein product MTSLLVLGGARSGKSRYAQMRAESFGSPRIYIATAEPFDAEMAERIRRHRDDRGPAWRTIETPLDLADAVIARRGERAVLLIDCLTLWASNLIHADRDAEQATHHLCAALSDHDGSVVLVANEVGLGIVPDNALARRFRDVAGRMNQTVAASVDEVVFVAAGLPLRLK
- a CDS encoding PAS domain-containing protein: MAERVRAHDWAATPLGPMAGWPQSLKTTVDLMLASGHAMCLAWGPEQTFLYNDAYAPLMGDRHPAAIGLTFAQAWPDVWADIAPLVRRTLSGETVTFQGLHLVMTRHGGREDTWWDFSYSPVRDESGAVAGLLNVTLEATGRVHAERDRDVAVAQLRRNEARLRTLVNASSDVVYTMSPDWTEMRKLDGRGFIADTAAPSIRWIDEYLLPEDQAGILEAIGKAVAEKGIFELEHRVRRADGTVGWTFSRGIPVLDDRGDIVEWFGMAADVTARHDAVHALRASEEFSRRILESSADCIKVLSLDAHLEFMSDGGMCVMEVDDFCSVAGAWWPDFWSGDEHRRVLAALEVARSGGVGRFQGAAPTFKGSPRFWDVAVSAITDEAGRPEKLLAISRDVTEQRASEDALRQLNETLESRVEERSRELVAAEDRVRHMQKMEAIGQLTGGVAHDFNNLLTIIRSSAELLSRWELTADKRQRYIDAIASTADRAAKLTGQLLAFARRQALRPEVFDVAARVATVADMLRSVVGTRVDLTVDPVCAPCFVEVDASQFETALVNMAVNARDAMDGEGRLAIVVEEAAGVPPLRGHAGAQGDFVRISVIDAGSGMTPEQLDHIFEPFYTTKEVGKGTGLGLSQVYGFTKQSGGEVEVVSEPGKGTTFRLYLPRVQPPAEQREDAPDDTGVAGEASILIVEDNEQVGEFAAQLLDDLGYTTRYAANARDALGILERDHATIDILFSDVVMPGVDGVQLARQVQARWPEIRIVLVSGYSHVLAGDARHGFDLLHKPYSADELSRVLDVARRARGERRR
- a CDS encoding histidine phosphatase family protein, which produces MSAIILHLLRHGEPETPGLLMGRTDGAPTARGIAACVEQTADLAIGAIVASDLARARRAAEAIGEHHRIVPSIDARWRELDFGDWDGSAPATIDPAALSRFWDDPDAHPPPRGERWSGLIARVAAGIAALDGPATLVVTHGGAMRAALAYLCGFAQPQLWAFDLSYGALLTLKVWPGPRPAAQIVGLWP
- the cobT gene encoding nicotinate-nucleotide--dimethylbenzimidazole phosphoribosyltransferase; protein product: MSFSSPSCIAQALSALTEADADAAAMAQARQMQLTKPPGSLGRLEALAVFFAGWQRRERPAIDRGRVLVFAGNHGVAVHGVSAFPAAVTAQMVANFAAGGAAINALATAAGLEFDVVPLDLDTPTADFTLAPAMTEAACLAALTAGADAVDPGLDLIVLGEMGIGNSTAAAALAARSFGGGAADWVGPGTGVDAGGLARKIDVVDRALAFHRAAPLDPFETLRRVGGREIAAIAGAVLRARQLRIPVILDGFISSSAVAPLAASSPAITAHCIAGHCSAEPGHERLLRKLGLDPLLSLDMRLGEGSGGAVAASIVRAALAAHGRMATFAEAGVAAGG
- the cobS gene encoding adenosylcobinamide-GDP ribazoletransferase gives rise to the protein MKGLIVALGFLTRLPMPRVTVSAEDFARSMRWFPAVGLVVGGLVATGAWLGALIDPWIAAWLGLLLWVGVTGALHLDGLADIADASGAAHKDRDRLLAVLADPHVGSFGVVTIGIQLLAKLILIHAIAGRGLLPVLIVIPCVARMGPLLWTRTMTPLHDGLAARFNGIVRPIDLALCFAALLVASWFVPGLLVAPAIMLLWAAWLERRIGGLSGDGHGAGIEVVESASMLAILAWAAVR
- a CDS encoding DUF1636 domain-containing protein, whose product is MLKRVEAGPAVVACTTCRLSREEQEDEAGVRGGARLAEALRAVKASDGRYAGIAVQEMPCLFACAEFCTIHLRAPGKISYVLGRFTPDEEAARAILDYAVHYAASEHGRVPFRDWPQGVKGHFITRSPPEGHVAE
- the cbiB gene encoding adenosylcobinamide-phosphate synthase CbiB; this translates as MAEPVASVALVLDAALGWPAWLYARIGHPVGAFARIIGMCERRWNRPERTEGGRRFLGVVTICILVTVAGGGAWLIQSAIHAFIGPEGWPLVALLACPALAQRSLHDHVRPVASALTAGDLASARRRLAMIVGRDTGDLDEAGVARAAIESLAESFCDGVAAPLFWLVVLGLPGVWAYKAVNTADSLIGHREERWRAFGWAAARTDDLLNLIPARLAGPAICLAGGGGWRVMVRDAGRHASPNAGWTEAAMAGALRLRLAGPVAYDGLLRDRAWIGDEGGADDAAAIKHALAIYVRACLLLWIVAGGIAWVR
- a CDS encoding cobyric acid synthase; protein product: MGAVMLQGTGSDVGKSVLVAGLCRALANRGVRVLPFKPQNMSNNAAVTIDGGEIGRAQALQAIACRVAPHTDMNPVLLKPQADRTSQLVVHGRVRGTLGAGNFREARGALLGEVMASFRRLEAASDIVVVEGAGSPAEINLRAGDIANMGFARAADVPVLLVGDIDRGGVIAAIVGTRAVIDPEDAAMIRGFLINKFRGDPALFEDGYRQIAQLSGWRGFGVVPWLPAAARLPSEDAVILERPAHLATHRKVVACPILPRISNFDDLDPLKLEPEVEVVMVPPGRPIPAEAALIVLAGSKATIADLAAMRAEGWDIDILAHRRRGGAILGLCGGYQMLGRRISDPDGLEGPPGSVEGLGLLDVDTRLSPVKVLRHVEGVALGASFGGYEMHMGETDVSATARPFACLDGIRSDGAMDADGLVMGSYVHGLLASAALRGAILSSLGARSSGADHAASVEGALDEIAAALERALDIDAMIALAADPAGRGGRP
- a CDS encoding aminotransferase class I/II-fold pyridoxal phosphate-dependent enzyme, whose amino-acid sequence is MIDRWTWHGGGLRAARAHYGDGALPWIDLSTGINPRGWPVPVRDFDWASLPDELDLRGLEAAAAAHFRADPACVCAVPGTEIGLRLMDGLIDGPAYHLVPSYRSHGEMLGGSEPLAVARVEEADGATLILANPNNPDGRLLDPVVLQDMLLGRGRRGWLLVDEAFADTTPALSIAGIIGEDRRLIAFRSFGKFFGLAGLRLGFVLGPPSFLAHVRRKLGAWPLPAATIAIGTAAYRDRDWIEAASNRLLGDARRLDVMLRRSGYRPIGGCPLFRLVETDDAHGLFERLAGHAILTRPFADRPRWLRIGLPPDEAAFSRLRRALARG